The following coding sequences are from one Polyodon spathula isolate WHYD16114869_AA unplaced genomic scaffold, ASM1765450v1 scaffolds_664, whole genome shotgun sequence window:
- the hdac1 gene encoding histone deacetylase 1: MALTTQGTKKKVCYYYDGDVGNYYYGQGHPMKPHRIRMTHNLLLNYGLYRKMEIYRPHKANAEEMTKYHSDDYIKFLRSIRPDNMSEYSKQMQRFNVGEDCPVFDGLFEFCQLSAGGSVAAAVKLNKQQTDIAVNWAGGLHHAKKSEASGFCYVNDIVLAVLELLKYHQRVLYIDIDIHHGDGVEEAFYTTDRVMTVSFHKYGEYFPGTGDLRDIGAGKGKYYAVNYPLRDGIDDESYEAIFKPIMSKVMEMYQPSAILLQCGADSLSGDRLGCFNLTIKGHAKCVEYMKSFNLPLLMLGGGGYTIRNVARCWTYETAVALDTEIPNELPYNDYFEYFGPDFKLHISPSNMTNQNTNDYLEKIKQRLFENLRMLPHAPGVQMQAIPEDAIQGDSGEEDEEDPDKRISSTLNGS; encoded by the exons GGGACGTTGGGAACTACTACTATGGGCAGGGGCATCCAATGAAGCCCCACAGAATTCGTATGACCCACAACCTGCTGCTCAACTATGGGCTGTATAGAAAGATGGAGATTTAT CGGCCACACAAGGCAAACGCAGAGGAAATGACAAAGTACCATAGCGATGACTATATAAAATTCCTGAGGTCTATCCGACCTGACAACATGTCTGAGTACAGCAAGCAGATGCAGAGAT TTAATGTAGGAGAAGATTGTCCTGTATTTGATGGTCTGTTTGAATTCTGCCAGCTGTCTGCTGGTGGATCAGTAG cCGCAGCAGTAAAGCTAAACAAGCAGCAGACCGACATTGCTGTCAACTGGGCTGGAGGTCTGCATCACGCCAAGAAATCGGAAGCCTCTGGATTTTGCTACGTTAATGACATTGTTTTAGCTGTCCTTGAGCTGTTGAA ATACCATCAGAGAGTTTTGTACATTGACATTGATATCCACCATGGAGACGGCGTGGAAGAAGCGTTCTATACAACAGACCGTGTCATGACTGTATCCTTCCATAAGTATGGAGAGTACTTCCCTGGAACCGGAGACCTCCGA GATATTGGAGCAGGCAAGGGCAAGTACTATGCTGTGAACTACCCACTCAGGGATGGAATAGACGACGAATCCTATGAAGCCATATTCAAACCA ATCATGTCTAAGGTGATGGAGATGTACCAGCCTAGCGCGATTCTGCTGCAGTGTGGCGCTGACTCGCTGTCTGGAGACAGACTGGGCTGCTTCAACTTAACCATCAAAG gGCATGCCAAGTGTGTGGAATACATGAAGAGCTTTAACCTGCCCTTGCTGATGCTGGGAGGAGGAGGTTACACTATTCgcaatgtggccaggtgttggaCGTACGAAACCGCTGTAGCTCTGGACACTGAAATCCCAAACG agctgcCTTATAATGACTACTTTGAATACTTTGGTCCTGATTTTAAACTCCACATCAGCCCTTCAAACATGACGAACCAAAATACTAATGATTATCTGGAGAAGATCAA GCAGCGTCTGTTTGAGAACCTGCGCATGCTGCCCCATGCCCCTGGGGTTCAGATGCAGGCCATCCCGGAAGATGCCATTCAGGGGGACAGCGgggaggaggacgaggaggacCCAGACAAGCGCATCTCCAGTACGTTGAATGGGTCCG